The Acetobacter oryzifermentans genomic interval CCAGCAGCAATGCGGCCAATACCATTTTGGCCTACGTTTTTTCCGGCACGGTCAACAAGCTGGTAACCGTGGTCAAACTTGATGCTTAGCTTGTCCAGTCCGTCCACATCCATATGGGCATCCATGCCCCTTAGTGGGGAAATAGGCCGCAGCCAGTAGATGGTCAGCCCTTTGGCATCCAGCCCGCCAGCAATGTTGCTAACATCCACACCATTCCAGCCTGTTTTGCTGGATAGAGAAACAGTGGTGTGCAGGTTGTAGGCCACGCCATCTGTAATATTCTTGGTTACCCATTTTTTGCCGCCTTTGGCGGCCTTGTCTGGCCAATAATAAACCAGATCGGGAAAGTACACCTGCGGAATATCGGCTGTAACCTGCCCGGAAACCGTGGTGGGGTTTATCAGATCTGTAGCATCTACTTGCCCGGATACAGCCAGATGAAGCCCTCTGGCCTCATCTTCCGGGTGGTCTGGATTGCGCAGGTTGGCGGTGATGTTGTGCACAATAATATGTGCAGGCGTGTTGCCATCCTTAAGATGGTCAAGCCGCAGGGTAATATTGGCAGAGCCGCCATTTAAAAAATAGCGTGCTCCAGCGGCAGTAACCTTGCCGCTTTGTGCATCTGCATGCAGTTCCATCGCGCCAGGCATCAGCCATTCCGAACCCGGCGCGGGCAGAAAGCTGACATCGGATGTCACCGTAATGGGTGTTCTGATATGTTGCAGATCATGCGAGATATGGGAAAAGCTGGCTGGCTTAACGGCATTGGTTGCCAGATGCCATACAATACCTTTGCCATCTGTATCTGGCAGACTGTTGGCTTTTACCTCTATGTGGCAATCAGGGTTTTCTTCCCCCGTTACGGCAAATTGCACGGCACCCGTTATGCCCTTTTTGCCTTGGGCTGATGCCATATGCAGTGTGGCATCTAGCGGAGAAGCCACCCAATGCGTGCCGGTGAGTTGGTCATTCATACGCACAACAGCGTGGGAGATTACGGCACGATCCAGTCCGGCGGTATCTACACTTCCGCTATCACTTGCGCCAACGGTCGGAGGGGTATCAAAATCAAACCCCACAGCACCGTTTTTACCGCGCCGGAGGGCAAGGTTTACGCCTTCCAACTCTACAGCGCGCAGGGCAATGCCACCATGTAGCAGGGCCAGTGTATCCAGCGTAACATGGGCTTCGTGCACGGTATCAACTACTGTGCGATCCGGCCCTTTAACGGCAATATCATGCAGCGCAAGCATGAGCGGAGATGTGAACCCATCGCGCAGGCCGTTCCATTCCAGATAGGCGCGCCTTAACCCCAGCGTAGCGACCGGAGGCTGTTTTTTGCCGCCGGAAATAACGGTAACAGGCAAAAAAGGGCGCACCAACGGCGTAACATTTATTGGCCCAAGCGCCATGCGCGCAAACAGCAAAACTGTGCCCACAACAGGCAGCCCCACCATGCCATAGGCACCATAGACCAGAAATTGCCGGGTTTTTGTGCGCCGTGGGCGCGTGGTGTCTTGACCGTTGGAAGTCAACGCAGCAAGCCTTTATTGTTCACAGCACGGGCCAGATCATGACGCAGGCAGACCATTCCCTTTTTCGAGACGTAAGGCAACCTAGAGGGCACGGTTCCCGCATGTGGCCAGATGCAGACTGGCCCGCCCCAGCAGATACACGTGCGGCTGATCTGTTTACGCAGGACATGCTGGTTCTGGCGCAGGAAGCAGGTGTTGCGCAATCTGTCATGATACAGCCGGGCGCGCGGGAACTGCTGGCGTGTCTTGGGGGCAACAGTCCGTATCTGGCAGATCTGGCGCGAGAAGACGTTCTGGCCTTTGCGGCCCTGCTGGAGCAGGGGCCGGATATGTGTGTGCAGGATGCGTTTGCAACATGCGCAAAATTTGACACAACATCGGGGCGAGAGTGTGTCGCGGCTTTTTTGCGGCATACAAAAAAACGCATAGCTTTTATTTGTGCTGTGGCGGATCTGGGTGGCTTCTGGTCTTTGGAGGAAGTAACACATGCCCTGAGCCGCCTGGCTGATACCGCGCTGGATCTGGCTGTCAGGCATTTGTTGTGGTGTGCCTTTCAGGCGGGGCAACTGGCTTTACCCAACCCGGAACACCCCGCACAGGGCTGCGGCTTTGTAATTCTGGCCATGGGCAAGTTAGGCGCGCGGGAGCTGAATTTTTCATCCGATATAGACCTGATGGTGCTGTATGATCCCACAGCGTACCCTCAGTCGGACACAGTGCGGCGTGTGTTCGTGCGTATGACTAGCGATCTTGTCAGCCTGATGGAAGCACGAGATGCCAACGGATACGTTTTTCGCACAGATTTAAGGCTGCGGCCCGATCCATCTTCCACCCCTCCGGCGGTAACGGTGCAGGCCGCCATCCTGTATTATGAAAGCCTCGGCCAAACGTGGGAACGTGCGGCCATGACAAAAGCGCGTCCTGTGGCGGGAGATCTCACACTGGGGCGGCGTTTTCTGGTGGCTATTCGCCCGTTTATCTGGCGCAGGCATCTGGATTTTGCACTGATTGATGATCTGCATGACATGAAGGCCCGGATAGACCGTTACCGTAAGGCGGGCCGGACAGATTTAAGTAACCTACCAGATGCCGTGCTGGCAGATCCTTCCGCCAGCATAGAGTGGTTGTTGGGGCATAACCTCAAGCTGGGGCAAGGCGGGATTCGTGAAATTGAATTTATCGCGCAGGCCATGCAGCTTGTCTGGGGTGGGCGTGAGCCTACCTTGCGAGATAAAACTACCTTTGGTGCGCTTAAAAAGCTTGTAGGCTCAGGCCGCCTGCCGCGAGAAGAAGCCGAGGTTCTGGCCCGCACCTATCGTTTTTTGCGTGATGCCGAACACCGTTTGCAAATGCGTGCAGACCACCAAACCCACAGCTTGCCAGACACGCGGGAAGGGTTCGAGGCCTTTGCCATTTTCATGAACTATCCGGATGCCGAGGTTCTGGCGCTGGATATGTTGCCCCGTATGCGTGAGGCACGGCGCATTTTCGAGCGACATTTTGTGCTGCATTCCGCCCAGCCCGAAGAAGTGGAAGGCAGTGTGCTGGTGCCGGGGCCGGAAGATGGGCAAACGGCGGAACTCTTGCAAAAGCACGGTTTTCCGCCCGAACAGGTGCAGGAAGCCACACAGGTTCTTACCCGTTGGCGCGGCAACAGCTTGCGGGCTCTGCGGTCTGAGCGCGCGCATGCGTTGTTGCGTGTGCTGTTGCCCACATTGCTGGCCAGCTTTGGTGTGCGCAGCAATCCGCTGGCCTGTTTACGTCGGTTTGATGCGTTGCTGGCGCGGCAACATGCTGGGGTGCAGCTTCTTTCTCTGTTTGAACGCAATCCGGCATTAGTAGACCGCATTGCCAATATTTTTGATGCCTCCGTTTTTCTGGCAGATTATCTGGCAGACAAACCTTCTGCGCTGGAAGGGCTTTTGGAATCCGCGCCAGAAGAAGGGCGTACGGTTGTCGCACGCCTTCAACATCTGGCGGAAGAAATGGCAGATGTTGAAGAGCTGGTAACGGCTTTGCGCCCACTTTTGCGTGGGGAGGAGTTTCGTCTATCTGTTGCCCTGCTGGAAAGCCGCATAACGGAAAACGAGGCCGAAAAGCAGCGCACGGTGCTGGCGGATACCATTATCACCATTGTAAAACAGGCGGTGGAAATAGAACACACACGCCGGTACGGGCATGTTCCGGGTGGTGGCATGGCCATTGTAGCACTTGGCAAAGCCGGTTCGCGCGAGATGATGCCGCGGTCTGACCTTGATTTGCTGATGGTGTTTGATCATCCCGAAGATGTGCAGGCCAGCGAGGTACCGCAGGCGGATACAAAAGCAGAGCGTCCGCTGTTTTCTGCCCCGCGTTCTGTGGGGGTCGCACAATATTACACACGGCTGGCCCACGCCTTTATTGCGGCGCTGACAGCACCAGGCCCAGAAGGGCCCTTATATGCGGTAGATATGCGGTTGCGTCCTTCTGGTGCGGCGGGGCCGGTTGCTGTCTCGCGCCCTGCTTTTTTGCGTTACCACACGGAATCCGCATGGACATGGGAGTGTATGGCCCTGACCCGTGCCCGTATTGTGGCCGCTCCAGCAGAATTGAAGCATGTTTTAAGGCAGGATCTGGATACCATTCTGGATGGGCGTTTACGGGCCGAGCCAGCATCTCGTGCAACGCTGCTCAAAGATGCCAGCGCCATGCGCGCACGCTTGGCGCGCGATCTGCCTGCATCTTCTGTGTGGGATGTGAAGCGGCGGCTGGGTGGGTTGATAGATGTGGAATTTATTGCCCAGATTTATCAGTTGATTGGCGCAAATAGTGCCGTGCGGGATGTGAGCACGCGTTTGGCGCTGGGGCGGCTGGAAAAGGCAGGGCTGCTAAGTGCCGAGGATACTCAGTTTTTAAAGCAGGCTGAACTGTTCTGGCGGCAGCTTCAGGCTGTGTTGCGGCTGCTGTGCGGGGCCACGCCGCCTGTTGATCTGGAGCGTGATCTGGCTCCGGCATCGTTAAACGTGCTGCTGAAAGCCATGAAGTTGGAAACGCTGCCAGATCTGATTGAAAAGGCGAATATTCTGGCGCGTGATGTGCATGCAGTTTTTGCCCGGCTGGTTGGCCCGGTGGAATAAGGTAGGCTTGGCGCTGGAACAGCTTGCAGATCCTGCACGTTCACTTTGGCGTAAGAGATTTTAAAAGAAGGAAAACAAGCATGACGGAAAAACACACGCTTCAGGTAGGTGATGCTGCGCCTGCGTTTGATATGGAAGCAAGCGGTGGCCGTAAGGTGACGTTGGCAGATTTTAAGGGCAAGCCGTTTGTTCTGTATTTCTACCCCAAGGCAGATACACCCGGATGCACAAAAGAAGCCTGCGGATTTAACGAGGCCCTAAAGGATTTTGATAAAGCCGGACTAACCGTTATTGGCGTTTCGCGCGATCCGGTTAAAAAGCTGGATGCCTTTGCTGCCAAATATGATCTGACATTTCCCTTGGCATCAGATGAATCTGGCAGCGTGACAGAGGCCTATGGCGTGTGGGTGGAAAAAACCAATTATGGCCGCCAGTATATGGGTATTGAGCGCACAACCTTCCTGATTGGGGCGGATGGCAAAATTGCGCATATCTGGCCCAAGGTTAAGGTGCCGGGCCATGTTGAAGCTGTGCTGGAAGCTGCCCGCACATTGGCGGGCAGTGCCTGATTTTTTACTTTCAGGCTGTAGCTTCTTTTACCATGCTTGGTAATATCCGCGCGGGCCGTAATAGCCGTAACCGGGGCCGGGCATAACTGGCACAGCGGGCACCACGTAAGCTGTTGGCGGCGGCGGAGGGGGCGGCGGTGGCGCGTAAACTACAGGCGGGCCGCCAGCTATTGTGGCGCCAGCCAACGCCCCTACGGCCAAGCCGCCAATAAGGGCACCTGCAATGGCACCGCCGCCGGGGCCACGATGATGGTAATAACCACCTCTGGGGCCACCCCAACCGGGGCCGCCCGGTCCGCCACGTGGGCCACCACCCCAACCTGGGCCGCCCATCATATGTGGGCCGGGTTGTGCCTGCGCCATCGGCACGCTTGCCAAGCCAAGGCCTGTAATAACGGGCAGGGCCATAAGAAGTTTGGTAATCTGGCGCATGAAATGAGCCTCCTTGAAACAGGATTACACCTGCGTTCTTTGTCTCATCTCAAATAATGGCGCGTCTTATGGCAAATTAAAGGCGTATCCGCGGCGTTATTTTGCAATCTGATTTTATGAAACAACAAGGCCCGTACTTGATTACCCGAAATGGGCATGCTGTTTTTTAAACAAAGAGCAACATGCCGTGCACCGAATATCAGGAGCGTGCAGACGCATCGGTTGGCGCGGTAATGCGGTCTGTCTGTTTTAAACGCAAAACCGTAAACAGGGTTACGGCCGCACAGATGGAAACATATCCGGCAAACCAGTTTTCGTGCCCGATCTGTTTACACCACAGGGCAATATATTCCGTGGTGCCACCAAAAATGGAAACCGTAAGCGCATAAGGCAGGGCCACACCCAAAGCGCGAATACGGGTGGGAAAGAGTTCTGCTTTTACAATGGCGTTAATGGATGTGTAGCCAGAAGCAATAAACAGTGCCGTAACAATCAGGGCAAAAGCCGTCCAAGGGGATGAGGCCTCCGCAAGCACATGCAGCAGCGGAATGGTGCCAAATGTTGCGCCAAAGCCAAAAAACAGCAGCAATGGCTTGCGACCAATTTTATCTGAAAGAGCCCCAAAAACTGGCTGCATGGCAGCAAACACCACAAGGCTGGCAGTAGAAATAAGGGTTGCTGTTTCCTTAGGAAAACCCAGCGTGTTGGCCAGATATTTCTGCATGTAAATGGTGTAGGTATAAAAGGCTACGGTGCCACCAAGGGTAAGGCCACATACCGTTAATACAGCCCGCCAATGGCGCAGAAGAACGCGAATGCCGCCTTTTTCTTCTTCTGTATGCGCGTTTTTAAAGCTGTCACTTTCTGTCATCTGGCGGCGTAGCCAGAACACAAGCACAGCCCCCAAAGCACCTATCAGAAACGGCACACGCCAGCCCCAGCTTGCAATCTGCTGGGGTGTAAGCAGCACGTATTGCATGAGCAGGAGCAGAACAAGGGCGAGCAGTTGGCCCATAACCAGCGTAACATACAAAAAACCAGACCAGAATCCGCGGTGCTTGGGTGTGGCTACTTCTGCCAGATAGGTGGCGGATGCTCCGTATTCTCCCCCAAGGCTTAGGCCTTGCAACAGGCGGGCAATTAACAGGAGCAGAGGGGCGGCAAGGCCGATCTGGTCATATGTTGGGCATACGGCAATGGCCAAAGACCCTAAACACATTGTGAGCACCGAAATGGTAAGTGCGCTGCGTCGGCCATACCGATCTGCCGCCATACCCAACAGCCACCCACCCACAGGGCGCATAAAAAAGCCCACAGCAAATACCGCAGCCGCATTTAGCAGCTCGACCGTGGGGTTGCCGTGCGGGAAAAAGGCATGCGCAAAGTAAATGGTGAAAGAGGAATAAACATACCAATCAAAATATTCCAGCAGGTTGCCTGCGGAACCTGCCACAATGCCGCGGATGCGTTGTGCCGTGTTCACTCTATTGTTCTCCTGTCCGGAAAGGGCACGGTGTTATTTAAATCCGCGGCCTGAATGACGTGTTTTTATTGGCCTGCCACACAGCGTATGTTCTGCACGCAAGGCAGGCTAAGGGGTAGGTCATACCATTGCCGGTGGTCGATTGTCATTACGGTGCCGCGATAAAGCTGTTCTGGTGGGCACTCTATGCGTTTCTGGTGCTTGCTCTTGTTGCGGACATAAGACAAAACGGGGCATGAGTTCTGTAATTGTTCTTTTAAGTGTTGCTGTGTGCGCCTTGTTGTTGGGGGCAGGTCTTGTTGTGGTGCTGCGCCCTAAAGCAGGAGGTGGCACGGATGCAGATTTGCTGGCCCGGCTGTATGTTCTGGTAGAGCATGAGAGCGCGACGGCACGTTCCGAGAGTGCCGCGCAACGCAATGGCATGATGGAAATGGAACGCGCCATGGGTGGGCGTATTGAGCGTATGCGCACGGAGCTGGCGGAACAGCTTGGTGCATTGGCCGGAGGTCTGGGGCGAGAACAGGCGGAGGCTCGTGCCGCTCAGGCCGAAGCCCTACGCAATCTGGCGGATACATCTGCCCAGCAGTTGGCCTCTATCCGGCACGCGGTTACGGAGCAACTGCACGAAGCTGTAGAGCAGCAGATGCAAACTTCGTTCCAGCGTGTGTTGGAGCAATTTTCCGCCATGCAAAAAGCCATGGGCGAAGTAAGGGCCATGACGGGCCAGATTGGAGACCTCAAGCGCCTGTTCAGCAATGTCAAAACCCGTGGTGGCTGGGGGGAAGCCCAGCTACGCGCCATTTTGGATGATGTACTGCCACCCGGCACGTATGAAAGCAATGTGCGGATTGGCAACGGAAACGATGTGGTGGAATTTGCCATCCGTATGCCTGTTAAATCCAGCACGCCTCCGCTTTTGCCTGTGGATAGCAAATTTCCCACAGAAGCCTATGAGCGGCTGCTCAACGCTGCGGATGAAGGTGATGCAGCGGCAGAAAAAGCTGCACGTAAATCTCTGGAAAACACCATGCGGGTGGAAGCGCGCAAGATTTCCAGCAAATATATTCATCCACCCAAAACGGTGGAGTTTGCCGTACTGTATCTGCCCACAGATGGGTTATATACAGAAGTGGCACGTATGCCGGGGCTGATTGATGAACTGGGGCGGCAGTTTCGGGTTATGGTTATGGGGCCTGCTCTTATGCCAGCCATGTTGCGCACAATCCATCTGGGGTACGTTACACTTGCGCTGGAAGAGCGGACAGAAACCATTGCGCGCCTGCTGGGGGCCACGCGGCAGGAAATGATCAAGATGGATGGCGTGCTGGATAAACTGGCACGAAATGCACAGGCCATGTCTTTTTCTATCGAGGAAGCCCGTAGGCGCACTCGTTCGGTTAGCCGCAAGTTGCGTGAACTGGATGAACCGGAAGACAATGCCGCCGGAATAGAAGAGTCTGAAATTGAATTTACTGGTGTTGATTCAAATGGAGCGGCATCAGTGTAAAAGATGAATGGAACAGCGGATATGCTTAAGGAAGATGCCGATTTTTTCTCACCCAATGGGAAAGCGGTGCTTCTGGTAGAAGATGACAGCACCATAGCCGAGGAAATTGCAGCTGAACTGACAGCCCGCGGTTTTAAAGTGCTGCACGAAGCCACAGGTGATGCCGGGCTGGAAGCTGCCTTACGGTTAGAAGCAGACGTTATGGTGGTGGATCGTCTTTTGCCCGGTCTGGATGGTTTGAGCGTTATAGAAAC includes:
- a CDS encoding bifunctional [glutamine synthetase] adenylyltransferase/[glutamine synthetase]-adenylyl-L-tyrosine phosphorylase, whose protein sequence is MTQADHSLFRDVRQPRGHGSRMWPDADWPAPADTRAADLFTQDMLVLAQEAGVAQSVMIQPGARELLACLGGNSPYLADLAREDVLAFAALLEQGPDMCVQDAFATCAKFDTTSGRECVAAFLRHTKKRIAFICAVADLGGFWSLEEVTHALSRLADTALDLAVRHLLWCAFQAGQLALPNPEHPAQGCGFVILAMGKLGARELNFSSDIDLMVLYDPTAYPQSDTVRRVFVRMTSDLVSLMEARDANGYVFRTDLRLRPDPSSTPPAVTVQAAILYYESLGQTWERAAMTKARPVAGDLTLGRRFLVAIRPFIWRRHLDFALIDDLHDMKARIDRYRKAGRTDLSNLPDAVLADPSASIEWLLGHNLKLGQGGIREIEFIAQAMQLVWGGREPTLRDKTTFGALKKLVGSGRLPREEAEVLARTYRFLRDAEHRLQMRADHQTHSLPDTREGFEAFAIFMNYPDAEVLALDMLPRMREARRIFERHFVLHSAQPEEVEGSVLVPGPEDGQTAELLQKHGFPPEQVQEATQVLTRWRGNSLRALRSERAHALLRVLLPTLLASFGVRSNPLACLRRFDALLARQHAGVQLLSLFERNPALVDRIANIFDASVFLADYLADKPSALEGLLESAPEEGRTVVARLQHLAEEMADVEELVTALRPLLRGEEFRLSVALLESRITENEAEKQRTVLADTIITIVKQAVEIEHTRRYGHVPGGGMAIVALGKAGSREMMPRSDLDLLMVFDHPEDVQASEVPQADTKAERPLFSAPRSVGVAQYYTRLAHAFIAALTAPGPEGPLYAVDMRLRPSGAAGPVAVSRPAFLRYHTESAWTWECMALTRARIVAAPAELKHVLRQDLDTILDGRLRAEPASRATLLKDASAMRARLARDLPASSVWDVKRRLGGLIDVEFIAQIYQLIGANSAVRDVSTRLALGRLEKAGLLSAEDTQFLKQAELFWRQLQAVLRLLCGATPPVDLERDLAPASLNVLLKAMKLETLPDLIEKANILARDVHAVFARLVGPVE
- the bcp gene encoding thioredoxin-dependent thiol peroxidase, translating into MTEKHTLQVGDAAPAFDMEASGGRKVTLADFKGKPFVLYFYPKADTPGCTKEACGFNEALKDFDKAGLTVIGVSRDPVKKLDAFAAKYDLTFPLASDESGSVTEAYGVWVEKTNYGRQYMGIERTTFLIGADGKIAHIWPKVKVPGHVEAVLEAARTLAGSA
- a CDS encoding MFS transporter gives rise to the protein MNTAQRIRGIVAGSAGNLLEYFDWYVYSSFTIYFAHAFFPHGNPTVELLNAAAVFAVGFFMRPVGGWLLGMAADRYGRRSALTISVLTMCLGSLAIAVCPTYDQIGLAAPLLLLIARLLQGLSLGGEYGASATYLAEVATPKHRGFWSGFLYVTLVMGQLLALVLLLLMQYVLLTPQQIASWGWRVPFLIGALGAVLVFWLRRQMTESDSFKNAHTEEEKGGIRVLLRHWRAVLTVCGLTLGGTVAFYTYTIYMQKYLANTLGFPKETATLISTASLVVFAAMQPVFGALSDKIGRKPLLLFFGFGATFGTIPLLHVLAEASSPWTAFALIVTALFIASGYTSINAIVKAELFPTRIRALGVALPYALTVSIFGGTTEYIALWCKQIGHENWFAGYVSICAAVTLFTVLRLKQTDRITAPTDASARS
- a CDS encoding DNA recombination protein RmuC, with translation MSSVIVLLSVAVCALLLGAGLVVVLRPKAGGGTDADLLARLYVLVEHESATARSESAAQRNGMMEMERAMGGRIERMRTELAEQLGALAGGLGREQAEARAAQAEALRNLADTSAQQLASIRHAVTEQLHEAVEQQMQTSFQRVLEQFSAMQKAMGEVRAMTGQIGDLKRLFSNVKTRGGWGEAQLRAILDDVLPPGTYESNVRIGNGNDVVEFAIRMPVKSSTPPLLPVDSKFPTEAYERLLNAADEGDAAAEKAARKSLENTMRVEARKISSKYIHPPKTVEFAVLYLPTDGLYTEVARMPGLIDELGRQFRVMVMGPALMPAMLRTIHLGYVTLALEERTETIARLLGATRQEMIKMDGVLDKLARNAQAMSFSIEEARRRTRSVSRKLRELDEPEDNAAGIEESEIEFTGVDSNGAASV